One segment of Micromonospora parathelypteridis DNA contains the following:
- a CDS encoding TetR/AcrR family transcriptional regulator, which yields MARAVSETHGEILAAAARRFAVTGYRGTSLQDIAREVGCSKATVLYHFANKEALLAELMAPAIAVLQDLDDQLTDLTGAAAQEVAASGFVDLAVRFRREIAVLRGEFPELLCQPAFAHIQQISDRLRDALAGHSDRPGARIAALVLLAGISEACAEFVDISDDELRPALLRLVRRAVEPVDTLLPQQPTTEDKES from the coding sequence ATGGCGAGAGCGGTGTCCGAGACGCACGGCGAGATCCTGGCCGCGGCGGCGCGGCGATTCGCGGTGACCGGCTACCGGGGCACCTCCCTGCAGGACATCGCCCGCGAGGTCGGCTGCTCCAAGGCCACCGTGCTCTACCACTTCGCCAACAAGGAAGCCCTGCTCGCCGAGCTGATGGCACCGGCCATCGCCGTGCTGCAGGACCTCGACGACCAGCTCACCGACCTGACCGGGGCGGCCGCCCAGGAGGTCGCCGCCAGCGGCTTCGTCGACCTCGCGGTCCGGTTCCGGCGGGAGATCGCGGTGCTGCGCGGTGAGTTCCCGGAGCTGCTGTGCCAGCCGGCCTTCGCGCACATCCAGCAGATCTCCGATCGGCTACGGGACGCGCTGGCCGGCCATTCCGACCGGCCGGGAGCCCGGATCGCCGCGCTGGTGCTGCTCGCCGGCATCTCCGAGGCGTGCGCCGAGTTCGTCGACATTTCCGACGACGAGTTGCGCCCCGCCCTGCTCAGACTCGTCCGGCGGGCCGTCGAACCCGTCGACACACTCCTGCCCCAACAACCCACGACCGAGGACAAGGAATCCTGA
- a CDS encoding MMPL family transporter: protein MATLLYRLGRGALRRRRLVVALWLVVLVVAGLAAATLRGPTASNFTMPGTESQRALDLLADQFPAASGATGTITVKAPADGQLGTPQGQAVVQELVQQASTLPGVVGAVDPFQVGAVTPNGRYALVQVQFATGGDDVTDAQRTAYEQVGASAKAQGWQVAPGGEVLGGEPEIGSTEALGVLVAAIVLIITFGSLVAAGMTMLNALIGVGAGMAGLFALSGAVQLTSTAPILALMLGLAVGIDYSLFITSRHRQNLLDGLSPEEAVGRAVGTAGSAVVFAGATVVIALAGLAVVNIPFLTVMGLAAAGTVTVAVLVAITLQPALLGFAGRRVLPRRLRAVAADGTVAADGTVAETATTEDQSRFGFRWARLVTRFRVPVILVGLLGLGLLALPTPDMRLGLPGAATAAVGSPARVANDLTTEGFGAGFTGRLAVVVAGDTPQATSAAVPQVTALLQRTENVLAVAPAQLSPDGRTALFGVIPKTGPTDEATETLVHDIRGSMGGIRDADVLLTGVTAIGIDVSEKLSDALPIYLLLVVGLSVLLLMLVFRSLLVPIKAALGFLLTVAATFGITVAVFQQGHLADLVGLDTPGPLISFLPILLIGILFGLAMDYEVFLVSRMREDFVHGKSARQATISGMGHGARVVTAAALIMISVFGGFVFLEDPVIKSMGFALAIGVAIDAFVVRMTIVPAVMSLLGDRAWWLPRWLNRALPNVDIEGEGLRTHLEDRTPTHV, encoded by the coding sequence ATGGCCACCCTGCTCTACCGGCTCGGCCGGGGCGCGTTGCGCCGGCGACGGCTCGTCGTCGCGCTCTGGCTCGTCGTACTCGTCGTCGCCGGCCTGGCCGCGGCGACCCTGCGCGGCCCGACGGCGAGCAACTTCACCATGCCCGGCACCGAGAGCCAGCGCGCGCTCGACCTGCTGGCCGATCAGTTCCCCGCGGCCAGCGGCGCCACCGGCACCATCACGGTCAAGGCACCGGCGGACGGCCAACTGGGCACCCCGCAGGGCCAGGCCGTGGTGCAGGAACTCGTCCAGCAGGCCTCGACACTGCCCGGCGTGGTCGGCGCGGTCGATCCGTTCCAGGTCGGCGCGGTCACGCCCAACGGCCGGTACGCGCTGGTCCAGGTCCAGTTCGCGACCGGCGGGGACGACGTGACCGACGCGCAGCGCACCGCGTACGAGCAGGTTGGCGCTTCGGCCAAGGCACAGGGTTGGCAGGTCGCCCCGGGTGGCGAGGTGCTCGGCGGCGAGCCGGAGATCGGCTCCACCGAGGCGCTCGGCGTACTCGTCGCCGCGATCGTCCTGATCATCACGTTCGGCTCACTCGTCGCCGCCGGAATGACCATGCTCAACGCGCTGATCGGCGTGGGCGCCGGGATGGCCGGGCTGTTCGCGCTGAGCGGCGCCGTCCAGCTCACCAGCACCGCCCCGATCCTGGCGCTGATGCTCGGCCTCGCGGTCGGCATCGACTACTCGCTGTTCATCACCTCCCGGCACCGGCAGAACCTGCTCGACGGACTGTCCCCGGAGGAGGCGGTCGGCCGAGCCGTGGGCACCGCCGGCTCCGCGGTGGTCTTCGCGGGCGCCACCGTGGTCATCGCGCTGGCCGGGCTGGCCGTGGTGAACATCCCGTTCCTCACCGTGATGGGTCTCGCCGCGGCCGGCACGGTCACCGTCGCGGTACTTGTCGCGATCACCCTCCAGCCGGCACTGCTCGGCTTCGCCGGTCGCCGGGTACTCCCCCGCCGGCTGCGCGCGGTCGCCGCCGACGGCACGGTTGCCGCCGACGGCACGGTTGCCGAGACCGCCACGACCGAGGACCAGTCCCGGTTCGGGTTCCGCTGGGCGCGGCTGGTCACCCGGTTCCGCGTACCCGTCATCCTGGTCGGCCTGCTCGGCCTGGGCCTGCTCGCGCTGCCCACGCCGGACATGCGGCTGGGCCTGCCGGGCGCCGCGACGGCCGCCGTCGGCTCACCCGCCCGGGTGGCGAACGACCTGACCACCGAGGGTTTCGGAGCGGGCTTCACCGGCCGGCTCGCGGTGGTGGTCGCCGGTGACACGCCGCAGGCCACCTCGGCCGCCGTGCCGCAGGTCACCGCGCTGCTGCAGCGCACCGAGAACGTCCTCGCGGTGGCGCCGGCCCAGCTCAGCCCGGACGGCCGGACCGCGCTGTTCGGCGTGATCCCGAAGACCGGCCCGACCGACGAGGCCACCGAGACCCTGGTCCACGACATCCGCGGCTCGATGGGTGGGATCCGCGACGCGGACGTACTGCTCACCGGGGTCACCGCGATCGGCATCGACGTGTCCGAGAAGCTCTCCGACGCGCTACCGATCTACCTGCTGCTGGTGGTCGGGCTGTCGGTGCTGCTGCTGATGCTGGTGTTCCGCTCGCTGCTGGTGCCGATCAAGGCCGCGCTGGGCTTCCTGCTCACCGTCGCCGCCACGTTCGGCATCACGGTGGCGGTCTTCCAGCAGGGGCACCTCGCCGACCTGGTCGGTCTGGACACCCCGGGCCCGCTGATCAGCTTCCTGCCGATCCTGCTGATCGGCATCCTGTTCGGGCTCGCGATGGACTACGAGGTGTTCCTGGTGTCCCGGATGCGGGAGGACTTCGTGCACGGCAAGTCCGCCCGGCAGGCCACCATCAGCGGCATGGGACACGGCGCGCGCGTGGTCACGGCGGCCGCGCTGATCATGATCTCGGTCTTCGGGGGCTTCGTCTTCCTGGAGGACCCGGTGATCAAGTCGATGGGCTTCGCGCTCGCCATCGGCGTCGCCATCGACGCGTTCGTGGTCCGGATGACCATCGTCCCGGCGGTGATGTCACTACTCGGCGACCGCGCCTGGTGGCTGCCGAGGTGGCTGAACCGCGCCCTCCCGAACGTCGACATCGAAGGCGAAGGCCTCCGCACCCACCTGGAAGACCGCACCCCGACCCACGTCTGA